CATGGCCGTTTACGAATACACGGCAGGAGACTTGGCCCTGATCCGGGAATCGGTAAAACGAACGGCGGAATGCCTGCTCGCCGCCGGCGCGCAGAACGTGGTGCTTCCAGGCTCACGTCTCGGTCCCATTTCGAGCCGGGACCTGCTCGATGAAGCGGCGGAAGCAGTCAGCCTCCATCCGGAGCACCAGGCCCTGGCCACGGCCCATTTGTTTTCGACGGCCAGAATGGCCGGCAGTCCCGAACTCGGCTACTGCAATTCGATGGGTGAGGCGTGGGCGACCAAGGGGCTCTACATTACGGATGCTTCCGCGCTCCCGGCCAACGTCGGCGTGAACCCGCAAGTCACCATCATGGCCGCCGCCCTGCGGATCGCTCAGGGGATCGTCGAACAGCGCAAACGGGGCTAGATCTCGGAGGGAGAAACCTTCCCGTAGCGGAACATTGCGTCGAAGTGCTTGAGCGCGGCCTGCTCGATGGCGCGGGGCGCGGAGCGGGCAGGGGGAGCCAGCCGATTCTCACAATACATTCGGGCGATGAGGGCCTTTCGTCCGGACCCCGCCTTCGAAATCTCCTCCGATGCCTCCTCCACGAGAAGCGCGCCTTGAACCAAATCACAGAACAGATCGGCCAGGTGCTTCGACATCGCGAGCGCCTCTTCTCCATCGGCGGACGCCATCCGAGTCAGGGCGTCCCGGGCGACACCCAATCCCGCCTCGATGGCTTTTCGGGGGCCTTGGAGCGACGAATGCTTGGCCTGCCCCGCGATGGAAGCGACCCGCTGAAGGAGCGGTTCGTGTGATTGATGCTTCGCCATGGCCCGGAGGGAATCCAGCACCATGATATTGTCGGCGCCTTCCCAGATCGTGTGGCATTGGGCGTCCCGGAACTGCCGCGCCATCGGCCAATCCTCGATGTAACCATTGCCTCCGACGACCTCAAGGCTCTTCGAGGCGCACTCGATGCCCTGTCGCGTGGCGCGCATCTTGGTCAACGGCGCCAGGATCCGGAGATAACTCGCGGCGTTCTCGTCGCCCTTGTTCCGGGCCTGATCGGCCACGCGGGCGCATTCGAAGACCATCGCGGAGGCGGACTCCGATTCCATCTGAATTTTGAGGAGATCCTCGCGCATCAACGGCCAGTCGGTCAGCCTCCGCCCGAACGCATCGCGCCGCGAAGCGTAGATGGAGGCTTCGAAAAAACTTCTCCGGGCGATGCCGGCGCCCATGATCCCCACGCCCACGCGGGAAAGGTTCACCATCTCCATCATCCGGTTGATGCCGTGCTCCCAAGGGTCCTGGGCGTTGCCCTGAAGGATGTAGGCCTCGGCATCGACGAAATCGACTTCGGCCGTGGGAACCGCGCGCGTTCCGAGTTTGTCCTTGATTCGGCGGATGTGAATGCCGTTCCGCGTTCCGTCGCGCTTCGTCTTGGGAACGGCGAAGAGGCCGATCCCCTTGATGCCTTCGGGCGCGCCCACGGGCCGGGCCACGGTCATGATGACTTTGGCGTCGACGTTCGAGCAGAACCATTTCAAACCATTGAGGAGCCACGTATCGCCGCTCTTGCGGGCCGTGGTGGTGAGGACGCCGAGGTCGGAGCCGCCGGTGCGCTCGGTGAGAAACATCGCGCCGTCCCACGCTTCGTCATAGTTCATCGAGCGCATTCGGGGGAGGAATTCGGCCTTTACGCGATCGTCGCCATACCGTTCAATCAATTCCGCGGCGCCCGCCGTCATCCCGATCGAGCACAGCATGCCGGTCTCCGCCTCCGCCAGGAAATAGGAGAAGGCGGTCATCATCGAGGCGGGAACCGGCCGGCCCCGGCGCTTCGCCTCGTCGCTCCAAGGAAGACCGTTGAATCCGTTGTTCCACAAATCGCGTTTCGTCTCGATGGCCGTGGGGTGGTGGACGACTTCGTTGATCTCCATGCCGTTGCGGTCGTACTTGACCAGCTTCGGCGGGTTCTTGTCGGTGATTTCCGCCCGCTGGGCGATGGGTCCGCCGCACACGGCGCCCCATTTCTTGAGCCAGCCCTCCGACCACGCAAAGTCCTCGGGGGGGATGGACTGGCGCATCAGGAGCTGCAGATCGGGATCGATCTCGTACCAGTTGAGGCCGATGGCGGATTCGTACTTCGAATAATCAATCATGGGCCGACCTTATCGCGGTGAAATTGGCAAGTCAATAGTAGGAGAGAGTGACTATCCGTCAGTGCGGACCGGCTGCTTTCAGTGAACGTTGCCGCTCTCGTAGGGAAACTATGACGGTGGTCAGAAATACTGGGGGACGCGGAAAGACGGGTTGTATCGGCTCCTTTTTTCTTGAATTGGCCCCCAAAGCAAGCTACGTTACCCGCTGCAATCGGCTATGGCGAAGTATCTTTTTGCGCTTCTCGGCTCCCTCGCAACGCTTGGTGCGCTGGGGACCATCTTCCTCCCAAATCCGGTACACGCGGCGCTCGCCCTGATCGTGGCCCTCGTGGCCACGGCCGGTGTCTACGTCGTTCTCTCCGCCCCGTTCGTGGCGGTGCTCCAGGTGGCCGTGTACGCCGGCGCGATCATGGTGCTGTTCCTATTCGTGGTCATGTTGCTCAATGTTCAAGGCCGGGCCGGCAAACGCACCGTCTGGATGGGGCTGGGTGTTCTTGGGGGGGGGCTCATGATGGTCCAGATTCTCCACTTGGTGCGCATGCTGCGGATGCCGTCCGCGTCCGTGACTGTTCCAGGTTTCGGCTCGCCGCAGGCGGTGAGCGAATTCCTTTTTGCGAAGTACGCGATTCCGTTCGAGTTGATCTCGGTCCTGCTGCTCGTGGCCATCGTGGGCGCGGTGCTGCTCGGACGCAAGGAGGCACCCAGTGGGCGGTGAGGCCGGAGTGCCACTCTCTTATCCCCTGATCCTCTCCGGTGTTCTCTTTTCACTGGGAACGATCGGCTTCTTCATTCGCCGGAACGTGGTGACGATGCTGATGTGCGTTGAGCTGATGCTCAATGCCGCGAACATTGCTTTCGTGGCCTTCGCCCGGCATCACGCGGAGATGGCCGGACAGATCTGGGTCTTCATCGTGATCACTCTTGCGGCGGGTGAGGCCGCGATTGGACTGGCGCTGGTGGTGACGCTGGCGCGCCATCATGGAACGATGGAAGTGGACGACCTCCGTTCGCTCCGAGGATAGGCGTGCCGCGCATCTGGCTGATTCCGCTCGTCCCGCTCGCGGGGTTCGTCGTCCTGGGTCTGTTCCATCGGTGGATTCCCAAGAAGGCCATCTCGTGGATCGCTTGCGGCACGGTGGCGGTCTCGTTCGTCCTTTCGTTCAAGTCCTTCCTCCCTCTCATGCGCGGCGGCGATCCGATCCACTCGGTGTTCTTCACATGGCTCACGATTGGGGACTTCAGCGTCGTCTTCGATTATCTCTTTGATCCGCTCTCCTCCGTCATGGCCCTCGTGATTTCCGGAGTCGGCTTCCTCATCCATGTGTTTTCGGTGGGCTACATGGGTCACGACAAAGGCTTCGGGCGGTATTTCGCCTACCTCAATCTTTTCATCTTCTTCATGCTCACGCTCGTCCTGTCGAACTCGCTCCTGCTGACGTTCGTCGGCTGGGAAGGCGTAGGGTTGTGTTCCTATCTCTTGATAGGTTTCTGGTACGACAAGCCTGATCCGCCCCCGGCCGCCGTGAAGGCGTTTGTGGTCAACCGGATCGGCGATTTCGGGTTCATCACGGCGATGGTGCTTCTGCTGGCGCACCTCCACACCCTTTCGATCTCGGAAATTCTGAACATGGCTCCGGAGTACTACGCCGGCCTGCCGGCGGTGGCGGGGCTCATCGGCCTGCTTCTGTTCCTTGCAGCCACGGGCAAGTCGGCCCAAGTGCCCCTCTACGTGTGGCTTCCCGATGCCATGGCGGGTCCCACTCCCGTGAGCGCCCTCATCCATGCGGCCACCATGGTGACGGCGGGCGTCTATCTCATGGCGCGATTCCGGCCGGTCCTCGACATTGTGCCGGACGTGACCGCGCTGATTTGCACCATCGGCGCTGTCACGGCGCTCCTCGCGGCCCTGATCGCGCTTGCGCAGCGAGACATTAAGAAGGTTCTTGCCTATTCCACCGTCAGCCAGCTCGGATATATGTTCATGGGCGTGTCCGCCGGCTCGGGCGTGGCCGGAATGTTCCACCTGACCACGCATGCCTTTTTCAAGGCGCTTCTCTTCCTCGGTGCGGGATCGGTGATTCATGCGATGGAGGGTGAGCAGGACATCACGAAAATGGGCGGCCTGCGACACCATGCGCCGAAAACGTTCTGGACGGTGCTGATCGGCGCGCTTGCGCTGGCCGGTTTCCCGCCCCTCGCCGGGTTCTTCAGCAAGGACCTCGTGCTGGCCGACGTGCTCCACACCGAACCGCGGGGAACGATTCTCTTTTGGATGGGGATCGTAACGGCGGGACTCACGGCGTTCTACACGGCTCGGTGGCTGATGCTGATCTTTTTCGGAAAGCCGCGTTTCACGCATCATGCCCACGAGAGTCCCGCGGTGATGACGGTTCCCCTGATGGTGTTGGCCGGCCTAAGCGTGATCGCCGGATTCGGCGAGCACGGATTTGCATCGTACCTCGCACGGTCGCTCGGCGAGCACGAGCCGGAGGTGGGAAGTGGAGTGATGATGCTGGCTTCGGGAATCGGCGTGGCCGGACTGGTGGCTGGGATCCTCACGTATCGGGAGCGGGTGCCGGGACCGGGGCCTGCCACCGGCCTGGCCCGCATCTCGGAACGCAAGTTCTGGGTGGATGAAATCTACGATCTTATTATCGTCAGAACGTATCGTTGGGCTTCGGGCGTGGTCGATCGGTGGATCGACGGCGGGCTGATCGACAAACTCGCCGTCGAGGGTTCCGCCGTCGTGACGCAAGCGGCCGGCAAGGTATTGCGGCCCGTCCACAGCGGCCAGCTCCACACGTACGCGTTCGGAATCATGCTGGGGCTCGTCGTGGCGCTCGGCTACTTTATCTGGAGATAAGGTGGAATTCCGTTTTCTTTCTCTGCTGATCTTCGCGCCCCTTGCGGCAGCGCTACTTTGCGTGGCAACGAAACGCAGGCCGGTTCAAACGTTCTTCGGTCTCGTCGGATCGGGAATTCCGCTGATCCTCTCGATCGTCATGGTATACAAGTTTCAATCCGGATCGGCGGACTTCCAGTGGGTCGAAAGGATTTCATGGATCCCGCAACTGGGGATCTCGTACCACGTGGGGGTGGACGGCTTGAGTTTCCCGCTTGTCGCCCTGACGGCCCTTCTTACGTTCCTCGCGCTGATCTATTCGGCCGGTCACATCGCCGCGGCGCCGGGCTGGTTCAATGCGTCGTTCCTCATGCTGGAAAGCGCCATGATCGGCGTCTTCTGCTCCCTCGATATGGTCCTGTTCTTCCTCTTCTGGGAAATGATGCTGATCCCGATGTACTTCATCATCGGGTATTGGGGCGGGGCGCGGAAGATCTATGCCGCGGTGAAGTTCTTCCTCTACACGATGGTCGGCGGCGCGTTCATGCTGGTGGGCCTTCTCACGGTGTACGTCCTCCACCACAAGGCGACGGGAGCCTGGAGCTTCGGGTGGGCGGACTGGGTGTCCATTCGCGATTTCATCGCGCCGAACATGCAGATTTGGCTGTTCGCATCGCTGGCGATCGGGTTCGCGATCAAGGTGCCGATGTATCCCCTGCATACGTGGCTCCCGGATGCCCACACCGAGGCGCCGACGGCGGGGAGCGTGCTTCTGGCTGGGGTCCTCCTGAAAATGGGCGCCTACGGCTTCATGCGGTTCGCCTTACCGCTCTTTCCGGAAGGGGCGGCGGCGGCGGCGCCGGTGATGATGTGGGCGGCGATCCTGGGGATCATCCTGGGCGCGGCGGCATCGTACGTGCAGAAGGACATGAAGAAACTGGTCGCCTACTCCAGCGTGAGCCACATGGGATTCGTCATGTTGGGAATCTTCTCGTTCACCCCGGAAGGGATCTCGGGAGCATCGATCCAGATGATCAACCACGGACTCTCCACCGGCGCGCTCTTCCTTGTGGTGGGCGTGATTTACGAGCGGACGCACAAGAGGGGCGTGAACGATTTCGGCGGGCTGGCGAAGGTGATGCCGTTGTATACGACGGTGAGCGTATTGGTGGTGCTCTCGTCGGTGGGGCTACCCGGCCTGAACGGATTCGTCGGCGAATTTCTGGTGATCGCGGGAGCGATGAAGGCTCGGCCCGCGTACGGATTTGCATCGGCCCTTGGGGTCATCCTCGCGGCGGTTTACCTCCTCGCCATGGTGCGGAGGGTTTACTGGGGTGAGACGAAGGAGTCGCTCCACGGCTTGAAGGACCTCACGCTGCGCGAAGTCATGGTCTTCGCGCCCCTCCTGGCCCTCATTTTCGCCATCGGGATCTATCCGCGGCCTTTCTTCACGGCAACCGGCGCCTCCTTGATGAGAATCCTGGAAGGGGTGTCCAGATGAGCCTTGGAGCAGCATTCGGTCCCGCCTGGGCGCTCCTGGCGGCGGGAATATTGGTGCTTCTCGTCGACCTCTGGTCGAAGAATCGATCGCTCCAGGTTTTCCTGGCCGTTGCGGGCGTGATCGCAGGAATCGCCTGGGGCATTTCCGCATCTCATGCGGGCGCCTTCGATTGGCAGAACATGCTCGCCTCCGACCCGCTCTCCAGGGGAGCGGCGGTGGGCTTTGCCGTCTTGACGGGTCTCCTCCTGCTCGGCTCCCACGATTTCTTCAAAGCCAAGCGCGCATATGAGGGCGAGGTGATCTACCTTCTCCTGTTCGGCGGATTCGCGATGGCTCTTGTGCCCTTGGCGCGGGATCTCGTAGTGCTATTCATTGCGTTGGAGACGGTTTCGCTCGTGAGCTACACGCTGATCGCCCACCTTCGGGCGGAAAGCGGCCGGGTGGAGGCGGGAATCAAGTACATGCTGCTCGGCGCGTTTGGGAGTGCCGTTCTCCTCATGGGGATCGCGTTTTATTTTGGAGTCACGGGAACAACCTCGCTCGATCCGGCGCGGTGGAAGTTGGGCGTCGATCCCACAGGAATCGGATGGATCCTCAGCACCGTGTTCATCCTGAGCGGATTGGGCTTCAAAATCGCCTGTGCGCCATTTCACGTTTACGCTCCGGATGTCTACCAGGGGGCGCCGGGGCCGATCTCGGGGTTCCTGGCCGGTGCGTCAAAAGCTGCATCTTTCCTGGCTCTCTACTCCGTCGGATCGATTTGGTTCACTCCCGGCGCCGATGCGCTCCAAGGGTCGCTGGGGGACCGCGAAATCCTTCGGAATGTCATCCGGCTTCTGGCCGTGCTGACGATGGCGTGGGGAACCGTCCTAGGAGTGATTCAGACGGAAGTGAAACGCATTCTCGCGTATTCAAGTATCGCGCACACGGGCTACATTCTTTTGTTCCTCCTTGTGCCGGCGCAGGCGGGGGAGGGGGTCCTGATCTTCTATGTGGGCGTCTACGCGCTCATGAAAATCGGCGCGTTTCTGTGCGTATCGGTCCATGAGGCTCGGACGGGTGAGAAGCTGGAGCTGAAGGATCTCTCACGGCTCCGCGCGGAATCGCCGTGGCTTGCCCTGGCGTTTGGAGTGTTCCTGTTTTCTCTCGCGGGAGTCCCGCCGACCGGTGGGTTCATGGCGAAGCTTTTGTTGTTCCGCGAGGCGGTGGCGGCCGGCGAAACTCCTCTCGTGATCGTGGGCGTCCTGACGAGCGTCATCGCCGCCGGATTCTATTTGAAGATTACAATCCCTGTCTTCCTGACCGGCGAGGATCGCGCGACTGAAAGGCCGCACGGCTTCTCCTGGCTCAGACTCGTTGCCGTCGTCACCTCCGCCGCCGTCCTCTACCTCGGCCTCTTCCCCCCCGTCTCCTGGTTCCGGCTCTCGTAGATTGTCTACCGGGGGGTCGAAGCGGAATTCGGGCTGATCGCAGGCTACTGGGTGAGGACGACTTCAATGGTTACGGCGTCGGCTCGGCCATGGTCGTCGATGACCCGCAAGACGGACTTTCCCTGCCTTGGGACCCAGTAGAGGGTTTCACCGTTGTTCGCCTTGTCGACGTATCGGTCACCGTCAAACCAGTAGAGGCGGCGCACATCGGCGTCAGCGACCGCGGCAAGGGGGATCGACGGCTTCTCGATTGCGGTCATGCGCATGGTGTACGCCACTCCGGTCTCCGGTGAACTGATGACCGGAGGGACTCCCCTGTTGTCATTGATATCTATGGGACAACGTGGATTGTCGGGGGGGGGGGTCCGACGTGGTATACCGGCGCGACGAAACAGATCGAGCAGGTCGGACGGCCAAAATTCAAAGATCGAGGGTTTCACGCGGCTTGCCCGATCCAAACACGCGCGGCGGCCGGTGGTGGAATCGATGGGGACCAAGCGGTGAATGTCGCACCGCTCGATGGGCGATCTCCCGGGAATAAACCAAGTGTCAACGGTGTGCGGGCAGTGTGGATTGGGAATTCGACCGGAGACCGCGCACACGCGCACCTTTGACAATCTTCCCAGCCGCGCAGGCCCCGTGAGGTAGAGGTTCTCGGCATGAGGCTGAAGGGCGTCAATGATACCGAAAAACAGCGGGGCAGCGGTCTGAATCCCGATGAAGGATGGATTGCCTTCTCCATTGAAGTTGCCCAACCAGACCGCGAGAACGTATTGTCCGAAGATGCCGACCGACCATGCGTCGCGGAAGGCGGAAGATGTTCCGGTCTTCCAGTACACCGGAGCGATGTTGCCGGTCCATTCCGGCCGGTAGCCCTGATTCGGACGAACCACGTCCTTGAGAACCTCCAGCACCATGAACGACGATTCAGGTGTGAAGAGAGGATCGCCACCGGGCGCGTCGCGATCCATCCGGGTGCGCACCCCCCTTATCTCTCCACGGTTGGCCAGGGAGGCGTAGAGTTGCACGAGGTTCTCCATCGTGACTTCCGCACCGCCCAAGACGGGCGCGAGACCGTAGTAATCAGGGCCCCTTGGGAGATCGATGTTGACATGACGAAGGAATCCGTAGAAATTCGGCTCACGGAGCCGGGACGCAATTTCGACGGCCGGGACGTTCCGGCTCCTGATCAGAGCGTCACGTGCTGCGACAGGACCCGAAAAGTCACGATCAAAATTCTCCGGACTGAAACCGCTGAACCGGGAGGGGGTGTCCTTTAGCATGGTCATGGGGTGCACAACACCCTGATCAAATCCCAGCGCATAAGCGAACGGCTTGAGCAGAGATCCGGGCGATCGTTTGGCCCTGAATCCATTGACCTGGCCTTGGATGGACTCGTCGAAGTAATCAGCCGATCCGACCGCCGCAAGTACGTCCATCGTTCGATGGTCGGCGAGCAGGACCGCCGCGTTGTGGACCCCCTGCATTCGCCGACTTTCGACGTAGGTCGCCACGAGGCGCTCGACCGTTTTCTGGAGGTCCAGGTCCAGGGTGGATGGGATGGACCCCGTCAGGTCTCGATCTTCCTGGAGCAAATCATCCGTGAAGTGGGGCGCGAGAAAGGGGAGGGCGCTCCTGGACCCAACCTTGATCGGCAGGGCCATCATCTGCCGTTGCTCCAAATCCCCCGGATGGTCGGCGATCCACCGCTCGAACAGGGCATTCCGCGCGGCGGACAGATCCACGTTGATGGGGGCGGCTCCCCGGCTTGTTCCCAATGCTCTTCGGGTGGGGCTTTGAGGGATGACGGCAAGTGTGAGAATCTCCTGCAGTGTCAAACGATTTGCGGCCTTGCCAAAATAGATCAGGCTTGCCGCCGCGGCGCCTTCAACGTTCTCCCCATACGGGGCCAGATTCAGGTACGCCTCCAGGATCTCCTTTTTTGAATAGTGTCTTTCCAGTTGGACGGCGCGCGCAAGTTGAACGAGTTTGCCTCGCAGGGTTCTGGATTTCATCCGATAGCGGATTCGGGCGAGCTGCATGGTGAGGGTTGATCCACCGATGCGTCGTCCGCCCCCGACGTACGTGTGCCACGCGGCCCGGACGAGCGAGACCGGATTGAATCCAGGGTGATACTTGAAGTGTCGATCCTCGTGAAGCAGGGTGGCCTCGATCAGCTCCGGAGAGAAGCTTGAAAGAGGCTGCCACATCCGGAATCGCTCATCCGCCGCCGTGGTCAGCCTCAGGAGGCGTCCTCCCCGGTCGAATACGGCTTGGGAAAAACTCAGCCCTTCGCGGAGTGGAGGTTTCGGTATCGCCGCGAGGCAGGCGATCAGGACGACCGATGCCTTGCCGATTCGGCTAATGAGCCGACTCGACCGGCCCCGCGACTTCAATCGTTCCACCCAGCCCTCTGGCTTGCACCGACCGGTCATACATGGCCTCCGCGAACGGGGGAGGCACGGCATATTTACCCTTGTTCACGGGCCGTATCTGGTAGACGAACTCCCGGGTCTTTTCGCCGATGGCGCCGAACAAGATGACTCGATCCTCGCGAACGTCCGCGTGGTCGGGTCGCCATGAACTCCCGGAGGCCGCGATGCGAACGTTACCCTTCTCGCCCTCCTCGGGATCCATCACCACTTCGAAGCCGCCCGGCAGGAGGTCCACAACGGCCACGTCCGAATGGTTCATGCCGTCAAGCGCCCTCATCCTGAGATGAACGGAGACGTGTGACCCGACAACGGGAATGGAGCCTTTCGCGATTTCAAACTCCCGGAACACCTCCATCTTTTGCTTCAGTTCCTGTGCGGGAGCGGCGAGATCGAACCCGCTCTGCGATACTTGGTAGAAAAGGATCCAGTCGCCTGAATTCTTGATCCTGACCTTCACGGCCTTTTCGGAATAGGCGCTCCGGGGGAAGGATCCTCCCGAGAGCACCAAGGGTTGAGACGCTCCCGTGGTAAGGATTTCCGACACCGTGACGTCGTTTCCCTTCGGCCGGCCGGTGACACCGGCGTAGCCGTGGAGTGCAAGGATGGAGTAGGCCGAGGAGGTGGTGTTGAAGCGGCCTCCGACGATGGGGTCGATGATGTGGAGGAGTTCGTCACCGCCTATGGCGTGCAATTGCTCGGGGAAGTGTTTGGATACGATGTAGAGATAGACGGCGTCTCGGGTCAGAGTGTCATAATACTCATCGTAGTCCTCCTCCTGTGGATCACCCAGGCGTGATGGCGAAATCAAGGCGTTCGCTTGACGATCCAACCGGAGCAGCTTGTACACCGCCGCCAGGTAGACTCCCGTGAGGTCTTTCTCCCACTTCCCGGGAAGATTCTTGTCGAGCCAAGTTCTCAGCGCGTCCAGGGTGCCGGTGGTGATCTCGCTATTCCGGGTCAGAACATACAGTGAGTATGCACGAACTCTGGCTTCCGAAAGAGCGTCAACGTCTTTTCCGGAAAGATAACGCAGGTAGTTCAAGCCTCGCTTGAGGAGATCCTCGGGGACGGACAGACCTCCTTCTCGGGCCTCGGAAAGGAAGTGCATTGCGTAGACGGACTGGAATGGGGAGACGTGGGAGTTGGCCGCCCAGAAGCCGAATGCTCCTTCGGCGTTCTGACGGGCCCGCAGGATTCTGAGCGTGTCGGCCATGCGGGTTTCGATTTCCCCGGGTTTGTAACCGAATTCGGGATACTGGCGGAGGACAATTGATGGGAAAGCTTGGCTGACCAGTTGTTCCGTGCACCCATAGGGGAATTTCTGAAGGTAGCCCAGCAACCCATTGGCCAGACCCAAGGGCAACGTGGAGGCGCTGACCTCCAGGACTCGAAAATCGGGGTACAAGCGACGGCTCACAGTCACTTCGGCTTGCCCTCCACGGATGTGACCTCCGGCAACGGTGGTCACAAGCGGAGCGGGCGGTCGGATACTGAGGTCAACCGTGGCCGTGGACCGTTGCTCCTTCCAAGAGCTGATGAAACTCAGGTTCCCCGATCCCAGAACGTCCTTGGCCCGGACCCTGAATGCGGCCACCCCTTCCCGGCCCTCGGCAATCTTCAGCGTCTGGCGGGTGGGTCCCAAGAGCTCGAGGTGGTGGGAAGCCTTTGCCTCAACTTCGATCCCCGCATCCGGCCCCGATCCTTCCGCGTTGTTATGGACCACCACACTTGCCTCGAATTCATCACCTGGTGAGGCGAAGGTGGGGATGTTGGGATCGACGACGAAGGGTCCCCTCACAAGGCCCTTCCTCTCCGCCACGCCGATCGCGTCCGCAAACACCGCAACGGCCATGACCCGCACCGTGCCGTTGAAGTAGTCGGGCATGGGATAGACGAGCTCACGC
This genomic stretch from Nitrospirota bacterium harbors:
- a CDS encoding acyl-CoA dehydrogenase family protein codes for the protein MIDYSKYESAIGLNWYEIDPDLQLLMRQSIPPEDFAWSEGWLKKWGAVCGGPIAQRAEITDKNPPKLVKYDRNGMEINEVVHHPTAIETKRDLWNNGFNGLPWSDEAKRRGRPVPASMMTAFSYFLAEAETGMLCSIGMTAGAAELIERYGDDRVKAEFLPRMRSMNYDEAWDGAMFLTERTGGSDLGVLTTTARKSGDTWLLNGLKWFCSNVDAKVIMTVARPVGAPEGIKGIGLFAVPKTKRDGTRNGIHIRRIKDKLGTRAVPTAEVDFVDAEAYILQGNAQDPWEHGINRMMEMVNLSRVGVGIMGAGIARRSFFEASIYASRRDAFGRRLTDWPLMREDLLKIQMESESASAMVFECARVADQARNKGDENAASYLRILAPLTKMRATRQGIECASKSLEVVGGNGYIEDWPMARQFRDAQCHTIWEGADNIMVLDSLRAMAKHQSHEPLLQRVASIAGQAKHSSLQGPRKAIEAGLGVARDALTRMASADGEEALAMSKHLADLFCDLVQGALLVEEASEEISKAGSGRKALIARMYCENRLAPPARSAPRAIEQAALKHFDAMFRYGKVSPSEI
- a CDS encoding NADH-quinone oxidoreductase subunit J encodes the protein MAKYLFALLGSLATLGALGTIFLPNPVHAALALIVALVATAGVYVVLSAPFVAVLQVAVYAGAIMVLFLFVVMLLNVQGRAGKRTVWMGLGVLGGGLMMVQILHLVRMLRMPSASVTVPGFGSPQAVSEFLFAKYAIPFELISVLLLVAIVGAVLLGRKEAPSGR
- the nuoK gene encoding NADH-quinone oxidoreductase subunit NuoK; the encoded protein is MPLSYPLILSGVLFSLGTIGFFIRRNVVTMLMCVELMLNAANIAFVAFARHHAEMAGQIWVFIVITLAAGEAAIGLALVVTLARHHGTMEVDDLRSLRG
- the nuoL gene encoding NADH-quinone oxidoreductase subunit L, with amino-acid sequence MPRIWLIPLVPLAGFVVLGLFHRWIPKKAISWIACGTVAVSFVLSFKSFLPLMRGGDPIHSVFFTWLTIGDFSVVFDYLFDPLSSVMALVISGVGFLIHVFSVGYMGHDKGFGRYFAYLNLFIFFMLTLVLSNSLLLTFVGWEGVGLCSYLLIGFWYDKPDPPPAAVKAFVVNRIGDFGFITAMVLLLAHLHTLSISEILNMAPEYYAGLPAVAGLIGLLLFLAATGKSAQVPLYVWLPDAMAGPTPVSALIHAATMVTAGVYLMARFRPVLDIVPDVTALICTIGAVTALLAALIALAQRDIKKVLAYSTVSQLGYMFMGVSAGSGVAGMFHLTTHAFFKALLFLGAGSVIHAMEGEQDITKMGGLRHHAPKTFWTVLIGALALAGFPPLAGFFSKDLVLADVLHTEPRGTILFWMGIVTAGLTAFYTARWLMLIFFGKPRFTHHAHESPAVMTVPLMVLAGLSVIAGFGEHGFASYLARSLGEHEPEVGSGVMMLASGIGVAGLVAGILTYRERVPGPGPATGLARISERKFWVDEIYDLIIVRTYRWASGVVDRWIDGGLIDKLAVEGSAVVTQAAGKVLRPVHSGQLHTYAFGIMLGLVVALGYFIWR
- a CDS encoding NADH-quinone oxidoreductase subunit M; the encoded protein is MEFRFLSLLIFAPLAAALLCVATKRRPVQTFFGLVGSGIPLILSIVMVYKFQSGSADFQWVERISWIPQLGISYHVGVDGLSFPLVALTALLTFLALIYSAGHIAAAPGWFNASFLMLESAMIGVFCSLDMVLFFLFWEMMLIPMYFIIGYWGGARKIYAAVKFFLYTMVGGAFMLVGLLTVYVLHHKATGAWSFGWADWVSIRDFIAPNMQIWLFASLAIGFAIKVPMYPLHTWLPDAHTEAPTAGSVLLAGVLLKMGAYGFMRFALPLFPEGAAAAAPVMMWAAILGIILGAAASYVQKDMKKLVAYSSVSHMGFVMLGIFSFTPEGISGASIQMINHGLSTGALFLVVGVIYERTHKRGVNDFGGLAKVMPLYTTVSVLVVLSSVGLPGLNGFVGEFLVIAGAMKARPAYGFASALGVILAAVYLLAMVRRVYWGETKESLHGLKDLTLREVMVFAPLLALIFAIGIYPRPFFTATGASLMRILEGVSR
- a CDS encoding NADH-quinone oxidoreductase subunit N — encoded protein: MSLGAAFGPAWALLAAGILVLLVDLWSKNRSLQVFLAVAGVIAGIAWGISASHAGAFDWQNMLASDPLSRGAAVGFAVLTGLLLLGSHDFFKAKRAYEGEVIYLLLFGGFAMALVPLARDLVVLFIALETVSLVSYTLIAHLRAESGRVEAGIKYMLLGAFGSAVLLMGIAFYFGVTGTTSLDPARWKLGVDPTGIGWILSTVFILSGLGFKIACAPFHVYAPDVYQGAPGPISGFLAGASKAASFLALYSVGSIWFTPGADALQGSLGDREILRNVIRLLAVLTMAWGTVLGVIQTEVKRILAYSSIAHTGYILLFLLVPAQAGEGVLIFYVGVYALMKIGAFLCVSVHEARTGEKLELKDLSRLRAESPWLALAFGVFLFSLAGVPPTGGFMAKLLLFREAVAAGETPLVIVGVLTSVIAAGFYLKITIPVFLTGEDRATERPHGFSWLRLVAVVTSAAVLYLGLFPPVSWFRLS
- the pbpC gene encoding penicillin-binding protein 1C, with translation MTGRCKPEGWVERLKSRGRSSRLISRIGKASVVLIACLAAIPKPPLREGLSFSQAVFDRGGRLLRLTTAADERFRMWQPLSSFSPELIEATLLHEDRHFKYHPGFNPVSLVRAAWHTYVGGGRRIGGSTLTMQLARIRYRMKSRTLRGKLVQLARAVQLERHYSKKEILEAYLNLAPYGENVEGAAAASLIYFGKAANRLTLQEILTLAVIPQSPTRRALGTSRGAAPINVDLSAARNALFERWIADHPGDLEQRQMMALPIKVGSRSALPFLAPHFTDDLLQEDRDLTGSIPSTLDLDLQKTVERLVATYVESRRMQGVHNAAVLLADHRTMDVLAAVGSADYFDESIQGQVNGFRAKRSPGSLLKPFAYALGFDQGVVHPMTMLKDTPSRFSGFSPENFDRDFSGPVAARDALIRSRNVPAVEIASRLREPNFYGFLRHVNIDLPRGPDYYGLAPVLGGAEVTMENLVQLYASLANRGEIRGVRTRMDRDAPGGDPLFTPESSFMVLEVLKDVVRPNQGYRPEWTGNIAPVYWKTGTSSAFRDAWSVGIFGQYVLAVWLGNFNGEGNPSFIGIQTAAPLFFGIIDALQPHAENLYLTGPARLGRLSKVRVCAVSGRIPNPHCPHTVDTWFIPGRSPIERCDIHRLVPIDSTTGRRACLDRASRVKPSIFEFWPSDLLDLFRRAGIPRRTPPPDNPRCPIDINDNRGVPPVISSPETGVAYTMRMTAIEKPSIPLAAVADADVRRLYWFDGDRYVDKANNGETLYWVPRQGKSVLRVIDDHGRADAVTIEVVLTQ